The Candidatus Eisenbacteria bacterium genomic interval GAGGAATGTCAATGGAGATCACGACTCGAAGTAAGAATTTCACTGCAAGCCCCGCAATCAGGAGTTATACCGAGGAGAAACTCTCCAAGCTGGAGAAGTACTCGAAAAAACTCGTTGAGGCCCACGTGATGTTCTCTCTCGAAAGATACAGGCACATTGCTGAAGTCGTGCTTAGGCTTAACGGTGGTGATATCACGAGTCGCGCCGAAAGCAACGACATGTATTCTTCCATTGATACGGTTGTTGATAAGCTCGAAAGGATGTTGAATAAGAGGAAAGACAAGGTCACGAGCAGGCGCCAGAGGGGCTCTTTGAAGGAGTCTGGGGCCAAGCTCGAGACGTTAGGGAAACTCGCGACCCTCAGGCCGAAAAAGGTCGTGCCTCGACAAATGACCGTGGAAGAGGCCATGGACGCTCTGGAAAGAAGTCGCGAGGACATTCTGATATTCGTGAATGCTGCGACGGAGAGAACCACGGTGCTTCAAAAGAG includes:
- the raiA gene encoding ribosome-associated translation inhibitor RaiA, with the translated sequence MEITTRSKNFTASPAIRSYTEEKLSKLEKYSKKLVEAHVMFSLERYRHIAEVVLRLNGGDITSRAESNDMYSSIDTVVDKLERMLNKRKDKVTSRRQRGSLKESGAKLETLGKLATLRPKKVVPRQMTVEEAMDALERSREDILIFVNAATERTTVLQKRGDGNFALMEPVS